The nucleotide window TGGGCCGCGGCCATCATGCGGATGTGCGACTCCCACGACAGGTACCGCTTGCCGGTCTTGCCGCACTTGTTGGCGCAGTCGAACACCGCGTAGTGCTCGGGCTTCAGGTGCGGGGCGCCCTCAATGGTCATCGTGCCGCACACGTAGCCGTTGGCCTCCGCGACCTGGGTCTTCGAGAACCCGAGGTGCGTGAGCAGGTCGAACGTCGGCGCGGCGAGCGCCTCCGCCGGCACCTTCAGCACGTTCTTGACGAAGTCCTCGCCGAGGGTCCAGGTGTTGAACACGAACGGCAGCTCGAAGGTGCCGGGCAGTTGCGCCTCGATCTTCTTCAGCAACTCGTCCGTGAACCCCTTGGCCTTCAGCACGGCCGGGTTGATGTGCGGGCACCCGTGCAGCGTCGCGGCGCCGCGGCTGTACCGCACGATGTCCTCGATCTGCCAGTTGGCGTAGCCCAGCTTGGCGAGCGCCGGCGGCACCGACTGGTTGATGATCTTGAAGTACCCGCCGCCGGCCAGCTTCTTGAACTTCACCAGCGCGAAGTCCGGCTCGATGCCGGTGGTGTCACAATCCATCACCAACCCGATAGTGCCGGTTGGAGCGACAACCGTGACCTGGGCGTTGCGGTACCCGTGGCGCTCGCCGAGTTCGAGCATCCGGTCGGACTCGCGGCGGGCGGCGGCGAGCAGGTCGGGCGGGCAGTACCGGGCGTCGATGCCGACCGGGTACACCGACAGCCCCTCGTACTCGGCGGGGGCGGCGTTGTAGGCCGCGCGGCGGTGGTTGCGGACCACCCGCAGCATGTGGTCGCGGTTGGCGGCGTAGCGGGCGAACGGCCCCACCTCCGCGGCCATCTCGGCGCTGGCGGCGTAGGCCCCGGCGTGCATGATCGCGGTCAGCGCGCCGCACTGCGCCCGGCCCTCGGCCGAGTCGTAGGAGATGCCCTGCACCATCAGCAGCGCGCCGAGGTTGGCGTACCCGAGGCCGAGCGTGCGGAAGTCGTACGACTTCTGCGCGACCGACTGGCTCGGGAACTGCGCCATGTACACGCTGACCTCAAGGATCATGGTCCAGATGCGGACCGCGTGCCGGTACGCCTCAATGTCGAACTTGCCGGCCTTCGTGTCGAAGAACGTGGTCAGGTTCAGCGACGCGAGGTTGCACGCCGTGTCGTCGAGGAAGAGGTACTCCGAGCACGGGTTGCTCGCGCGGATCTCGCCGTCGAGCGGGCATGTGTGCCATTCGTTGATGGTGGTGTGGAACTGCACGCCGGGGTCGGCGCAGCTCCACGCGGCGTAGCTGATCTGGTCCCACAGCTCGCGGGCCGGCAGCGTCTTCTTGGCCTTGGGCGCGCGGCCCTCCTTCTTGGCCTTCTCCAGCTCGGTGCGCCAGAAGAGCTGCCACGGGCCGTTGTTCTCGACGGCGCGCATGAACTCGTTCGGGATGCGCACCGAGTTGTTGCTGTTCTGGCCGGAGACCGTGTAGTACGCCTTCGAGTTCCAGTCGGTGTCGTACTCGTCGATCTCGATGCTCTTCCAGCCCTGGCGGGCCAGTTGCAGCACGCGGGCGATGTAGTTCTCGGGGAGCAGCGCCGCGCGGGCTTCAAGAACCGCCTTGCGCAGGGCGGCGTTCTTGGTCGGGTCGTAGCGCTCCTCGGCGACGGCGTGCCCGTGCAGCGCCCGCATGATCGCGTTGAGGTGCTTGTTCAGGAGGCGCGAGCCGGTGACGAGGTCCGCGACCTTCTGTTCCTCGGTGACCTTCCAGTTCACGAACTCTTCGATGTCCGGGTGGTCCAGGTCGAGCACGACCATCTTGGCGGCGCGGCGGGTGGTGCCGCCGCTCTTGATGGCCCCCGCGGCGCGGTCGCCGATCTTGAGGAAGCTCATCAGCCCCGACGACTTGCCGCCGCCGGACAGCGGCTCGCCCTCGCCTCGGAGCGAGGAGAAGTTCGAGCCCGTGCCGCTGCCGTACTTGAAGATGCGCGCCTCGCGCACCCACAGGTCCATGATGCCGCCTTCGTTCACGAGGTCGTCCGCGACCTCCTGAATGAAGCACGCGTGCGGGGCCGGCCGCTCGTAAGCGGACGTGGAGCGTTCCAGCTCGCCCGAGAGGGGGTTGACGAAGAAGTGGCCCTGGGGCGGTCCCTCGATCCCGTACGCCCAGTGGAGACCGGTGTTGAACCACTGCGGGCTGTTGGGCGCCGCCATCTGCATGGCGAGCATGTAGCAGACTTCGTCGTAGAACGCGCGGGCGTCGCGCTCGCTGGTGAAGTAGCCGCCCTTCCAGCCCCAGTAGGTCCAGCAGCCCGCGAGCCGGTGGAACACCTGGCGCGAGTCCGTTTCGCCACCGGCAGGCGTGTCGGCCGACACCGGCGCGCTGCGCTGAATCCAGGCCGGAACGTTTTCTTCGTGAACGCGGTTGAGGCGCGCCGGGACGCCCGCGCGACGGAAGTACTTCTGAGCGAGGATGTCGACCGCCACCTGCGACCACTTCGCCGGCACCATCACGTCCGTCATCTCGAACACGACCGACCCGTTCGGGTTGCGGATCGTGGAGCTGCGCGGGGCGAACTCGATGCCGACGAAAGGGTCTTGCCCTTCACGAGTGAAACGGCGCGTGATCAGCATGGCGTAGTCCGGCAGTTAAAGAGGCGAAGAAGAGCGGACTTCCATGAACCGCGTCTTCATGATGCCTCAGCCTGTCAGTGATCGGCAGACGGGGACGGCGAGTCGCGGGCAAGATTTACCAGCCTTGCCCAGGCGCCCGATGCGCTCCCCCGACAATCGTCACAGACAGCGCAATCTATCGGCTCACTCTAGTGAACAAGTTTCCAGAAAATCTATGTCTCTGTCAAGCCGTGAGTTGCGCCCGCGATCTGCGCCGGACATGAACCGCGCATACCGTTATGCGACGCGGGCCGGCCTCTCCATCTTGGAAAGGCCGGCCCGCGTCGCACACCGACGGGAACACTGTGTGCCGTATCCGTCACCCACCCGCGCCGGGCACGAACGGCAGCGTCAGACCGGGTTGGTCCTGGTACTTGCCCTGTTTGTCCGCGTAGCTCGTCTTGCAGACCGCTTCGGCCTTATAGAAGAGGATCTGCGCGATCCCCTCCCCCGCGTAAATCTTCGCGGGCAGAGGCGTTGTGTTGCTGATCTCGATCGTGACACGGCCGCGCCATTCTGGTTCCAGCGGCGTTACGTTCACGATGATCCCACACCGCGCGTACGTACTCTTCCCAACGCATACGCACAGGATGTCGCGCGGGATTTCCAGGTATTCGACCGTTTCCGCCAGGGCGAAGCTGTTCGGCGGGATGATGCAGAAATCCGCGTCCACATCCACGAACGACTTCGGGTCGAAGTTCTTCGGATCGACCGTGCTGCCCCAGACGTTCGTGAACACCTTGAAGTGCCGGTCCACGCGCACGTCGTAGCCGTAGCTGGTCACGCCGTAGGAGATGATCCCGGGCCGGTGCTGCTGCGGGGCGAACGGCACGATCTTTACGTCGCGTTCAATCATCCAGTCGGGAAGTACGCCCATCACCCGGCCTCCTGCACTAATTCACCCTCTCCATATCGGCGCCCGAGGCCGCACGACTGCACGAAACGCGCAAGAAGGGTCGGCCGGGGCGATCAACAAGAACTGCGGTAGCGGGGTCGCGGCCCGGACCGATACAACAAGTGCCAATCAGCTTACCAGACGCGAGCACCCACAAATGGCGCCCACCATCCTGTTCCTGGCTCTCGCGACCGCGGCCCCCGCCACCGAGCTGCAAACGGAGTTGTGGCAGGTCACGCCGGGCGCGGCGGCGAAGCGGTGGGCCGCACCCGCGCAGCCGGTCACCAACACGCGGGCCGTCGTGCTGATTCCGGGGTTGCACTTCCACCCGTTGCGGCCGGTTAAGGCCGTGAAGCCCGAATTGCGCCACTGGCAGCACCCCAAGAGCGAACTGGTCAAGGCGCTCTCTAAGGACTTTGACGTGTTCGCGTTCGCCTACTCGCAAACGGTGAGCCTCGACGATGTCGCACAGTCACCGGGACTACGCACCTTCGTGGCGGAACTCCGCAAGGCGGGTTACACCGAGATCGTCCTCGTCGGGCACTCGGCGGGCGGAATCATCGGCCGGCAGTTCGCGGACCAGAACCCCGATGCCGGCGTCACGAAGGTGATCGCGGTGGCGTCCCCGTTCGCCGGGGCCGAACTCGCGACGCTCAACGTGGGCTACCCGAAGGCGCAAGCGCCGTTCGTGAAGTCGCTGACCCCGGAAGCGCGTAAGGCGGCGGTTGGCGCCAACACCTTCAACAAAGAGATCGAGTTCGCGTGCGTCGTGTGCAAGGTCAAGCGGCTCGAATCGGACGGCGTGGTGAACCTCCGCAGCCAGTGGCCCGAAGAGCTTCAGAAGCTCGGCGTTCCGGCGGTGCTCGCAACCGTGAGCCACACGGAAGCGATGGACGAGGCCGAGAGCACCAAGACCATTCACGCGCTCGCCACGGGAAAGCTCGCCCGCTGGTCCGACGAGGAAGTGACCAACGCCCGCAAGGTGCTGTTCGGCGAGACGGTCACGCGCAACAGCTTCTTGCGCCGGCAGGCGAAGTGAAGTTGACGTGACCCCGGCACTCAAAGGTGCAAAACACGTTAGCGAACCACCGGGGCCACGCCGCACCATTCTACGCACCCGACCCGAAACCAATTCGAGGAAGCGACATGGCGCGCTGGCTGTTCAAGGAAGAACCCGAGACGTACAGCTTCGCCGACCTCCAGCGCGACGGTCAGGCCACCTGGACCGGCGTCAGCAACGCACTCGCCCAGAAGCACTTGCGCGCGGTCAAGAAGGGCGATCTCGTCTTCTTCTACGCCACGGGAAAGATCAAAGCCGTCGTCGGCGTGGTGGAAGTCATTGGCGACCCGTCACCGGACCCAACCGACGACACGGGTAAGTGCGTGGCGGTGACCGTCAAGCCACTCCGGGCACTTGCAAAGCCGGTATTGCTTGCCACCGTCAAGGCCGACCCGGCTTTCGCGTCCTGGGAATTGGTGAAGCAAGCTCGGCTGTCGGTGATGCCTGTTCCGGATGCGCTATGGGAGCGGATCGAAGCGTTGGCGCAAGGTTGACGGATCGCGGCGCCTCTGTCGCACTCCCCAAATTGCCAGGCCCGCCGGGCCGTCCCGCTATTCATGTTGGGGGACCCCGATAAGCCGTTGGGCACGGTCGGGGTGTATCCGGAGCCACTCAATGGCTTCGGAACAACGGTTGGCCGGGACGGTGTGTAACACGTGGATCACGGCCTTACAGAGCGCGGCCAGCACCTGCAGCGCGGCACCCCGGCGCATCCTCGGTCTTGGCGTCCACCCGCACCTGGACCAGCACCGCGCGCCGCCGGGGCGTATGCGGTCAGCCGGTGCGCGCCCGACCCGTCCCCGTGCCGGCTGCCGCGCAAGGTCTTGCCGTCCAAAGCGATGTGGACCCGGGCCACGGGGCCGACGCGCCCGTCGAGCCACCGGGTCCGGGCCGCTTCGAGTTGCTGGGGATCGAACCGGCGCAGGGTCCGGGACAGGGTCGATGCGGCCGGGGTCTTGCCGCGTCGGAACCCGAGCGCGTGGGCCAGCGGGAACCCGTGCTGGCGCCCGAACCGAGCGATTCCCTGGAGGCTCGTGCGCCCCATCAGCAGGGACAACGTGACCAACCCGAGCACCGCTCGCAGCGGGTCAATCCGGCCCTGCAACCCGCGCGGGTTGCGCGGGCATCGAACACCTCGGGCTGAAGGAATTCCCCAGCTACCCAACAAACCCGCTCGAGCCAAGATGAAATAAGGAACGGCCCTGGTGAAGGTTCAAGCGCGAATGATCGCGATTGACGGGATGGTGTTGGTGCTGTGAAAAAGCGATGCGGATCAGGCGAATGACTTCTCGCCGCAGAATCCCGCGATGGGCCGAAGCGGGCACGCGACGACGGGTGTCAGGTAAGGTGTCCCCCGCCCGGTGTGGTTCCGGACGAGGGAGTTTGTGGTGGCTCGTTCTGCGGCCACGGAACGAGCCGGGGCGGCTGCCCGTTTGCGTAAGTCGTTGCTATTTCGCCACATCGGTGGCGCGGCTCTCGCGGATCACCGTGACCTTGATTTCGCCGGGGTAGTCGAGCTGCTGCTCGATCGCCCGAGCGATGTCCCGGCAGATGCGGACCGCGTCGGCGTCGGTGGTGCGGTGCGCGTTCGCCAGCACCCGCAACTCGCGGCCCGCCTGAATCGCGAACGCGTGGTCCACTTCCGGGAACCCGCACGCGACCGCTTCCAGGTCCGCGAGACGCTTCACGTACTTCTCAAGTGTTTCGCGCCGCGCTCCCGGCCGGCTCGCGCTGATCGCGTCCGCCGACGCCACCAGGACGGTGTAAATGTTGTCGATGGTGATGTCGTCGTGGTGCCCGGCGATCGCGTGGAGCACCTCCTTGCTCGACTCGCCGTATCGCTTCGCCAGTTCGGCCCCCACCTTGGGGTGGCCCCCTTCCATCTCGTGGTCCGCGGCCTTGCCCACGTCGTGCAGCAGCCCGCACCGGCGGGCGAGTTGGGCGTTCAGCCCCAGCTCGGACGCCATGATCCCGCACAGGTGCGCCACCTCGACCGAGTGGGCGAGTACGTTCTGGCTGTAGCTCGTGCGGAACCGCAGCCGGCCCAGCAGGTACACCAGTTTCTCGTGCGGCATCGGCACGTCGGCGTCGAGCACCGCTTTCGTGCCCAGTTCCTGGATGTGCTTCTCCATCTCGGCCTGCGTCTCCGCCACCACCTCTTCGATGCGGGTCGGGTGGATGCGGCCGTCCTGGATCAGCTTGGTGAGCGCGAGGCGGGCGATCTCGCGGCGCACGTTGTCGAACGCCGACACGATGACCACCCCGGGCGTGTCGTCCACGATCACGTCCACGCCGGTGAGCTTCTCGAAGGTGCGGATGTTGCGCCCCTCGCGGCCGATGATCCGGCCCTTCATGTCGTCCGACGGGATGTCCACGGTGCTGACCGTCGCGCCGGCGGTCTGGTGCGCGGCGTACCGCTGGATCGCGATCGTCACGATCTCGCGGGCGGTCGCCTCGGCCTGCTGCTTCACCCGCTCCTCGTGCTGGCGGATCTTCTTCGCCACCTCCTCGGCGAGTTCGCGCTCCAGGCGCTCCAGGAGCAGCTTCTGCGCCTCGTCGCGGGACAGACCACTGATCTCGTGCAGCCGCTTCGTTTCCGCCTCCACCAGCTCGTCGAGGTGGCGGGCCTTGTGGTCGAGGGCGCTCTCGCGCTCGGCCAGCTTCTCGCGGGCGGCGTCGAGCTGCTTGTCCTTGCGGGCCAGCTCGCGGTGCTGCTGCTCCAGGGCGTCCTCGCGCTTCTCCACGCGGCGCTCGAACTCGCGCACCTCGGCGCGCGCGGTCTCCAGCTCGCGGCTCAGCTCCTCGCGGCGGCGGACGGCCTCGTCGCGGGCCTTCAACTCGGCGTCGCGGACGATGCGGTCGGCGTCGCGGCGGGACTCTTCGATCAGCTCTTCGCCCTTGGCGGCTGCGAGACGCAGGGCCTCGGGGTCCGGGACCGTGACATGGGGCACCGGAGCCGCCAGGGGCGACGACCGGCGCACGACCAGGTACGTGCCGCCGATGCTCACGAGCACCGCGGCGACGACCAGCCCGCCGATCAGTAGCGGGTCCATTGTGAGCCACTCCTTACGGTGGCCCGTCGAAGCTCGGCAGCGGGACGGCCGGTCCGCGCCATCACGAACCCGGTTCGCGGGCGCGAGCGGGCGCGGAACGGCGCACGAACCTGGTCCCCTCCACATGAAAACGGCTATCACCCGGTCGGGCACGAGGCACCGGCCGGGCGGTCGTCGGTGTCAAGCCCCGCGCGCGGCGGGTCCGAGGTGCGACGGGCGAACCGGTATCGCTTTTGAGGTTAAACGGGTCGCGTACCGTCCGTGACGGTCGCCGGCGAGACGACCGCGCCCGTGGAATCCCGCGCGGCCGTCCTGGCGCGCCGGGGGTTGTGGTTATTATTACCGGCGCGAAGTTCGGCTGCAACTGAACACCGCGCCAAGTTCGGATTCCGCTTTTCGCGAAACCCGCGCACCCGGCCGGGGCGTTGCGGGCAATTCCTTTCGGTGACCCGTAACGGAGCAGGTCAAGGGGCTTGAGCGGGAACTGGCTCAAACCCCTTCGCCGGTATCAGGGTGTGCAGAGGTGTTGACCGCGGAACTGGAGCACCTCCGAACTCTACGGCGTATGTGTCTCAATTGCGTTAATCGATTGATCGTCTGTGCAAAGACACCGGGCGCAAATGAAAACTGATAACATTCACTGCACTTGCATGATTTCTTCACATTTACCTATGTCATTTAACTGCATAAGTTTGCGCTGACTGATGAGGCGGCATTAAGACCCTGTGTCGCTCAGATGCGGCGATGCCACTTCCCGCTCCGCGAAGCGCCATACGCTAGTCAACGTCACGCCCAATAGCTCGCCATACCCCCGCCAGCCCGCCACTGCCGTTGGCAAAATTCTGAGGTTTTTTGATGACGCGTCGTAACGCGCCACGCGGATTTACACTTATCGAATTGCTGGTGGTGATTGCGATCATCGCCGTTCTTATCGGGCTCCTGCTCCCGGCCGTGCAGAAGGTGCGCGAGGCCGCGGCACGCATGAGTTGCACGAACAATCTCAAACAGATCGGTTTAGCGTTCCACAGCCACCACGGCGCTATCGGCCGGTTCCCGCACGCCGGGTCTGACGGGCCGGTCAAAACCTGTTGCGAATCGGACACCGGTAACCGGGTCGCTTGGTCGTGGATGTTCCATCTGCTCCCGTACATCGAGCAAGAGAACCTGTACCGGAACACGGACGACACGGTCGTCCAAAATACGGCAGTTAAAACCTATTACTGCCCGACCCGACGTCAGCCCATCGTGTACTCGGACGGCGCCCGCTGCGACTACGCGGGCAACGG belongs to Gemmata obscuriglobus and includes:
- the dcd gene encoding dCTP deaminase, producing the protein MGVLPDWMIERDVKIVPFAPQQHRPGIISYGVTSYGYDVRVDRHFKVFTNVWGSTVDPKNFDPKSFVDVDADFCIIPPNSFALAETVEYLEIPRDILCVCVGKSTYARCGIIVNVTPLEPEWRGRVTIEISNTTPLPAKIYAGEGIAQILFYKAEAVCKTSYADKQGKYQDQPGLTLPFVPGAGG
- a CDS encoding transposase family protein, with translation MARAGLLGSWGIPSARGVRCPRNPRGLQGRIDPLRAVLGLVTLSLLMGRTSLQGIARFGRQHGFPLAHALGFRRGKTPAASTLSRTLRRFDPQQLEAARTRWLDGRVGPVARVHIALDGKTLRGSRHGDGSGAHRLTAYAPAARGAGPGAGGRQDRGCAGVPRCRCWPRSVRP
- the rny gene encoding ribonuclease Y; its protein translation is MDPLLIGGLVVAAVLVSIGGTYLVVRRSSPLAAPVPHVTVPDPEALRLAAAKGEELIEESRRDADRIVRDAELKARDEAVRRREELSRELETARAEVREFERRVEKREDALEQQHRELARKDKQLDAAREKLAERESALDHKARHLDELVEAETKRLHEISGLSRDEAQKLLLERLERELAEEVAKKIRQHEERVKQQAEATAREIVTIAIQRYAAHQTAGATVSTVDIPSDDMKGRIIGREGRNIRTFEKLTGVDVIVDDTPGVVIVSAFDNVRREIARLALTKLIQDGRIHPTRIEEVVAETQAEMEKHIQELGTKAVLDADVPMPHEKLVYLLGRLRFRTSYSQNVLAHSVEVAHLCGIMASELGLNAQLARRCGLLHDVGKAADHEMEGGHPKVGAELAKRYGESSKEVLHAIAGHHDDITIDNIYTVLVASADAISASRPGARRETLEKYVKRLADLEAVACGFPEVDHAFAIQAGRELRVLANAHRTTDADAVRICRDIARAIEQQLDYPGEIKVTVIRESRATDVAK
- a CDS encoding EVE domain-containing protein; this translates as MARWLFKEEPETYSFADLQRDGQATWTGVSNALAQKHLRAVKKGDLVFFYATGKIKAVVGVVEVIGDPSPDPTDDTGKCVAVTVKPLRALAKPVLLATVKADPAFASWELVKQARLSVMPVPDALWERIEALAQG
- a CDS encoding vitamin B12-dependent ribonucleotide reductase translates to MLITRRFTREGQDPFVGIEFAPRSSTIRNPNGSVVFEMTDVMVPAKWSQVAVDILAQKYFRRAGVPARLNRVHEENVPAWIQRSAPVSADTPAGGETDSRQVFHRLAGCWTYWGWKGGYFTSERDARAFYDEVCYMLAMQMAAPNSPQWFNTGLHWAYGIEGPPQGHFFVNPLSGELERSTSAYERPAPHACFIQEVADDLVNEGGIMDLWVREARIFKYGSGTGSNFSSLRGEGEPLSGGGKSSGLMSFLKIGDRAAGAIKSGGTTRRAAKMVVLDLDHPDIEEFVNWKVTEEQKVADLVTGSRLLNKHLNAIMRALHGHAVAEERYDPTKNAALRKAVLEARAALLPENYIARVLQLARQGWKSIEIDEYDTDWNSKAYYTVSGQNSNNSVRIPNEFMRAVENNGPWQLFWRTELEKAKKEGRAPKAKKTLPARELWDQISYAAWSCADPGVQFHTTINEWHTCPLDGEIRASNPCSEYLFLDDTACNLASLNLTTFFDTKAGKFDIEAYRHAVRIWTMILEVSVYMAQFPSQSVAQKSYDFRTLGLGYANLGALLMVQGISYDSAEGRAQCGALTAIMHAGAYAASAEMAAEVGPFARYAANRDHMLRVVRNHRRAAYNAAPAEYEGLSVYPVGIDARYCPPDLLAAARRESDRMLELGERHGYRNAQVTVVAPTGTIGLVMDCDTTGIEPDFALVKFKKLAGGGYFKIINQSVPPALAKLGYANWQIEDIVRYSRGAATLHGCPHINPAVLKAKGFTDELLKKIEAQLPGTFELPFVFNTWTLGEDFVKNVLKVPAEALAAPTFDLLTHLGFSKTQVAEANGYVCGTMTIEGAPHLKPEHYAVFDCANKCGKTGKRYLSWESHIRMMAAAQPYISGAISKTINMPYDATVEDVKKAYLLSWQLMTKANALYRDGSKLSQPLNSVADSPEAALLASVTPEAEKAEAKAPQVQVAEKITERIVHRYIAKRRRLPDRRAGYTQKARIGNHKMYIRTGEYEDGTLGEIFIDMHKEGAAFRSMTNCFAIAVSLGLQHGVPLEEYIDAFLFTRFEPNGVVQGNPYIKMSTSIIDYIFRELAITYLDRKDLAHVLPEDLRGDTMHDDDDDPDFDDEVVVSTRTVDTKAPPKPAIEHPRSAHAKPGTTGTAPKPSSDVIQTPPPRVTNGNGNGHANGNGNGHAKANGNGTAVLPPRNSYTPVAGTQAEKIRAARLKGYEGDPCSNCQQLTLVRSGACMKCDTCGETTGCG
- a CDS encoding esterase/lipase family protein, yielding MAPTILFLALATAAPATELQTELWQVTPGAAAKRWAAPAQPVTNTRAVVLIPGLHFHPLRPVKAVKPELRHWQHPKSELVKALSKDFDVFAFAYSQTVSLDDVAQSPGLRTFVAELRKAGYTEIVLVGHSAGGIIGRQFADQNPDAGVTKVIAVASPFAGAELATLNVGYPKAQAPFVKSLTPEARKAAVGANTFNKEIEFACVVCKVKRLESDGVVNLRSQWPEELQKLGVPAVLATVSHTEAMDEAESTKTIHALATGKLARWSDEEVTNARKVLFGETVTRNSFLRRQAK